The stretch of DNA ttaaaaaaaagaagtttaaagaaatatttatatatacaaaaaagtcacaaaaaaagataaataccTTAGAAAATgctataaaatatttattttacatattttgttttattttttctggaacataattttaattacaaAGTCACTTAGTTTTcgggacatttttccctatttttggataattttctaataatcctctgCTTTTGAGGAGCATTTCCTTGCTCGTTTTTatattattgaaagaaatcaaaccattttgctgtAGTTTCACACGCTCAAATATctcgtgaaaggcatctgaacgcagcgaGTAAAGTGATGTCGACCGGTTTTCTACGGCTCGCGGGCGCCAAACGTGCTCAAACCGCCAGTAAGTTTCTCGAACGCACTTTTAACTGAATTCGTTAAACGAGAGAAAAGCTGACAGGAGGTTTTCAGTGTTGCAGTAGTTTATGTTTGGAGCCTCCTGCGgtgagttttttgtgttttttgaagttGTGTGTGGTCAAACTCATGATGGTGGTTTTTAAACCTGCAGCGCGTTGAGTATTCAGGGCCGCCGTAGCGGATTGGACAGTGAACGTACCGATGGGCAGAGCCAGGAAGAACGGCAGCCAGCACAGGATGAACATGCCGACGACCACGCCCAGCGTCTTGGCTGCCTTCTTCTCTCTGGAGAACTTGAGCAGCTTCACGGTGAGAGTGCTGCGTGCAGCCGAGGCACCGCCCCCTCCGGCCTTGGGGGCGGGGCACAGTTCGTGCTGGTTCCTGCAGTGGATCCTCAGGGTGAGCTCGGAGTCCTGCTGGCGCTCCTTCATCACGCCGGCCTCCAGGTTCTTGGTGGTGCGTTTGGCCACGATGTAGACGCGGAAGTACATGGCGAGGATGACGGCCAGCGGGATGTAGAAGGAACCGAGCGACGAGAACAGGGCGTAGAACGGTTCCTCGGTGATGAGACAGACCGTGTCGTCCTGCAGGAGGCGCACAGAGAAACGCTTTGGTCAGAAACTTAATTCCTTAAAATACAAGGTTCAAACACATTTCTACCCGCACATCTCCAGGActttttccaggactttttccAGAAcgttgaggcaaattttaaagacgaaaacttctctgaaacgaccatcgATACTgcgattttcttattttcattaaaaatcacagccagaatctgtgaaaacataacTAATCTTTGTCagacatcatgtgttattatacaggtttgtggaacaaaattccaggacttttccaggtttttcatgaccttgTGAACCCTAAAAACACCTCTGTGCCTGTCAGGGACGACCTGATGCGTCTCAGCAGTGCATGATGGGAGGTTTCCGTACCTGTGAGGGCGGCTGCTTCCAGCCCAGCAGCGGGCCGATGGAGATGACGATGGAGAGGATCCAGACGCCCAGCATGGCGAGCAGCGCCCGCTTCTCGGTCACGATCATCGGGTACTGCAGCGGGTAGCGGACGCCGATGTAGCGGTCGATGGAGATGACGCACAGAGACATGATGGACGCCGTGCAGCACAGGACGTCCACCGCCGCCCAGATGTCACAGAAGATCCGACCAAACACCCAGTAATCCAGAACctgcagagacaggaagtgacgGACAACACTTCCTCTTCAGGTCAGAGGTTCTGGACAGAAGTGTAAACATTTAGTATTATCCAACGGGGGAAAAGTCCAGAaaccaaaataatacatttcaaattatgtttataAGCAAAAATATATCCATAAgtatctgcattttttcttgaggtcattgtcttgttttttatttttgcaattttcttgcaaatttttagatttggggaatttttttttcaaaaagctaggggaaaaatatccttaaaaagggtattttaaatatcataattatgtatttaaaattattttaaagaactattattattatctttaagcatggtttttttttattttaaagaaatccagccaatttacTCCAGTTTCAAAGTTTATATTTAGTCTTTAAGTAAGTATCAGAGAATTGTAAAATATCCATCCTGGTTTTGTAGTGTACTCAgttaaaagaggaaaagaaaatgatgtgaaattcAGCCATGagatattatccaaaaatggggaaaatgtggagaaaaccataatattttaaaattatgttgtggaaaaaagaaaattcaaatatatatttacatttacataaagaTATTATCATTCTAGATTAttattgacttattttttctttcttttattcaatgtttagtttttttgtttgtttgtttacattttacttttttcttgctaatttttgggttagggttagaaaatgatgtgaaattcAGCCATGAGATATTAGattagatattatccaaaaatggGGGGAAATATCCAGAAAAGATCAactatttaattaataaattactattattattatttttttaaatcatgatatgggaaaagtaaagtaaaatatatccatatatatttacatttacatatgaaattaacttttttctttttcgtttttttcttttgtacattttgcttttttttcttgctaatttttgggacatttcttgaattgatttttttttacagaaatccaGTCAGTTTCCTCGGGTTTAAAGGGGTAAACTAACTGATCAATAATCGATAATAGTCTGACCTCCAGGGTGGCGGACACGGGCAGCACGGTGGTCCCCAGCAGCAGGTCGGCGATGGCCAGGTTGATGATGAAGTAGTTGGTGGGGATCCGCAGGTGTCGGTTACAGACCACCGACAGGATCACCAGGATGTTCCCCACGATGGCGAACATGATGAAGAAGGCCAGCACCATGCCCACCGGCACCGCCCGGCTCAGGTCCAGCGGGGGCTGCGGGCCGTCGGAGCGGTTGGAGGAGGAGTTGGAGCCCGGCAGCAGCGGCTCGGTCCCGGGGTAAAGATCCGCGGAGGAGCCGTTAGTCCACAGACTCATTgcgaaaaaaacaacagttttctttttacttttaaagataattaaaaacacttaatttgaCAAATTTTAACACAAGAAACAGCAGCGTATCTCCTCACTGCCGTTTAACGGTccttaatgtttaaaaaacccgagtgttttttggcaaaaatccGTAAAAAGCCGAAGTGAGAGCGCTCGTGCTTAAACCCCATGGCTGAGAGAGGAGCGCTCGTGCCCCCCGGGGCTCAGTTTGCGCGGGAGGCgcgcggcagcagcagcaggtggaggtCTGCCGGCGGTCACTCTGACCGCCTGCTGCCGGCCGGAGGAGCTCCTGCTCGGCGTAAAAACTGCGGCTGCGGCGGCGTGTCGCGGATCTCTGTGTCCTTTTATGGTCCAAGTGTTTAATGTGGGAAAGTTTCAgctgaaggagagaaaaaagaaaagagacagcgagtccatctgtctgtctctcagggggacagagacacactgacagcctgtctctctctctctctctctctctctctggagtTTAATGCAGTGTTTCTACAGCAGGTTGAACTGTATGGAGGCCCTGAAGtgctaaaaatacaacaaactagaaaactgatatttttcagTTGTGCATTTTCTTCAAAGACCAGATTTTTATTgtgagtaaaaaataataatattaaattctGAAATTGTTTGTACAGTGGCTCAGagtgcaaaaaatacaacaaaatagaCATTTTCCGCAGTCAATTTTCTTCATAAACAAGGGAtttttgtcttgttaaaaattaataatattaaattctGAAATTGCTTTTTCGGTGGCCCACAGGTTAAAAATatacagcaacaaaaagaaaacagtgctAATTTTCCACAGTACCCTAGATTTTCCTGAACAACCAGAGATTTTTTTCTAGTTAAATTCTGAAATTGTTAGTGCGGTGGCCTAGAGGTGCAGAAATTACGACAAAATAGAAAACTAATAATTTTCCGCAGTAGCCTAGATTTTCTTCAACAATGAGAGATTTTTACTAGTTAAAAATTGACATTattaaaatctgaaattgtTTGTATAGTGGTACAGTGgtgcaaaaaatacaacaaaatagaaaattaataattttccaCAGACAATTTTCTTCATAAACAAGAGATTTTTTCTacttaaaattaatattattaaattcTGAAATTGTTCATACAGTGGCCCAgtggtgcaaaaaaataacaaaaaataattattttcaatatgttacatgctaagtagattttattttctttttttatattgattttatatgttttttttatataaaaaaaatatgtcattgtaatatgaatatatatttttttaattatgtagaAACATAACACAAAGTCCAGTCCTGTAAAACCATACCAAATGTTAATCTTCCAGTGAACGGCCAGAATAAACTGGTTTATTTAGGGCCTTTCTGTTTAAGTTCAGACACGTGGCTGCGACCTTTAAGTGAATAATCGAGTCACTTTAATTCACTTTACAGAACAGCGATCATTCGCTGAAGcaatttaatttatctttacCCATTCATGAgggtcaacacacacacacacaaacacacacacacacactgtcctgctgACACAAATGCTCACCACAGCAGCAAACATGGATTAATCCgccgctgaaaatagtcccacAAAATGTCACTATTTGCTCCTGTTTGTTTGGTAAAAACTATAAGCAGCTGTCTGAGGAAATGACTGATGAAACTATagatttgtgtgtttacatataataaaaataaaccaaaatattcaTGCGTTACCGCCCATCAGAGGATACTGTGCTTTTTGCACATTATTGTTCATCttaattgttaatattttctttttttgcattccttttttctcttactATAATGATTTCCACCTAAAGTTTTGTGTTAATGTTGATTtctgttaaattaaaaagcatccttctgctgctggctgcaggagaaaagtgtgtgtctgtgtgtgtgtgtgtgttggatctATTTTCAGTCAGAAATGTGCATCACGCCGTCGGCAGCGGAGCAACAATAACCTCCTGTCGATGTGCCGCTGTGTGGGCAGAGCGGCGTCCAATCAGAGCGCAGATCCTGAGGTGGGCGGAGAGAGTTCCTGTGATTTCTGTCATTGCTTCATCGCAGACTTTCTGAGTTTagatttaaagattaaaaataaataaaactgcaggtCACTTGTCTTCCTGCTGCTCTAAAGACGTGTCGGACAGCCAGTCGCGGTACTGACACTGAAGAACACGCAGACCCACGGGCTTGGAAAGCatgctgtctttaaaaatcacaaggAAGGAgccaattcttttttttcattatatattgccaaaaatgttagagataaaaatcaacaaaatatattaaagaaaaaatatgccaaaaacaaaatcactaaTACTATTTAAATCcctaaagaaaattaaaaatcacaacaaatctttaaaaaaaattgctgtaattttttctttaaatttatttttaaaaaaggaatcatcaaaatgtttactttttaaaatttacaaaatatctttaaagtttttcaaatttaaaaaaaaaaaatttttctgtaaaaaaaaaaaagctaaaacaattacagaaaaaaaatcacttttctttaaaaatcgacaaaaatatgaagaaaaagaagtttttataaaaaagaaaactaaaaatgggcctaattatttttttctttaaaaatcaccacaaattttagtgaataattaaaaaaaaaagaaaacatgcctttgcACATgtgtaaagcacattttcttttaaaatcatcagtaaaataacacaaaaattacaGCCCTTTAAAgttgtaccccccccccccccaagcataaataaaaacctAAGTTCCTCCCAGGgcttaaaaatgacttgacaTGCCTCCCTCTTTTTTCACCACCCCTCCcatttcataaataacaaacagtccctaaattatatttaaataccCAGTTCAGAAGCCTTTAAACTTTGCCTCTAAGTCCTGGAAAAATCCTGGAGATTTCTCGTTAAGAAAGGACCCTCCTGCAGAGTAACGTTGGGGCGATGCAGAGCCGTACGCAGACAGTATCTGAGTatcagatgtgtgtttgtgttgctgtgatTGGTCGATGGAGCGTCCTGACATGCTGTCGGTTTGTTTATCCCTCAGAGAGTTTCATTTTTCAGGCCCGTCATCCGTGAGCTGCAGGAGTTCAGACGAGCTGCTCGCTCTGATAAAAAccctcagtctgtgtgtgtgcgcgtgcgtgcgtgcgtgcgtgcgtgcgtgcgtgcgtgcgtgcgtgcgtgcgtgcatgctcAGTTTC from Plectropomus leopardus isolate mb unplaced genomic scaffold, YSFRI_Pleo_2.0 unplaced_scaffold1186, whole genome shotgun sequence encodes:
- the LOC121963605 gene encoding alpha-1B adrenergic receptor-like, which produces MSLWTNGSSADLYPGTEPLLPGSNSSSNRSDGPQPPLDLSRAVPVGMVLAFFIMFAIVGNILVILSVVCNRHLRIPTNYFIINLAIADLLLGTTVLPVSATLEVLDYWVFGRIFCDIWAAVDVLCCTASIMSLCVISIDRYIGVRYPLQYPMIVTEKRALLAMLGVWILSIVISIGPLLGWKQPPSQDDTVCLITEEPFYALFSSLGSFYIPLAVILAMYFRVYIVAKRTTKNLEAGVMKERQQDSELTLRIHCRNQHELCPAPKAGGGGASAARSTLTVKLLKFSREKKAAKTLGVVVGMFILCWLPFFLALPIGTFTVQSATAALNTQRAAGLKTTIMSLTTHNFKKHKKLTAGGSKHKLLQH